Genomic DNA from Parasteatoda tepidariorum isolate YZ-2023 chromosome 3, CAS_Ptep_4.0, whole genome shotgun sequence:
CTTgatataaaaaccattaaagAGACATTGCTTGTTAAAAATGTCAAACCAACCAGCAAGAAAATAGGTTTTCTTGGTCTGAATGCTCTGGGTCAGggaattgtgaaaaatttgttgaattctGGTCATAACGTTACAGTTTGGAATCAGTTACCAATATTATATGAAGAATTTTCTGAAGCTGGAGCTCAGATTGCTCAAACGCCTGCAGATGTAATTGAAAATTGTGATATTACATTCTGCTGTGTTACTGATCCTCAAGAAACAAAGAGACTTGTTTTCGAAAATTGTGGAATTTTAAAGGGCCTGGAGGGTTGTACATCTTTATCAAAAGGCTATGTCGAATTGACTGGAATAGATCCAGAAACTTCAAAAGAAATAGCTAAGGAAATTAGTTGCAAGGGAGGAAGGTATATTGAAGCACCTGTTACTGGTTCCAGAAGTCAAGCTGAAGATGGTCAGTTAGTAGTTCTTGCAGCAGGGGACCAAGAACTTTTCAATCAATGCCAAAGTTGCTTTTCAGCATTTTCCAAACATGCTTACTTTGTCAGTTTACATATTGGATATGCCAGCAAAATGTCACTTGCTTTAAGTATGTTCAAAGGAACTGTCGTTGCTGCATTAGCTGAAGCTCTAACTTTAATCAATAAATGCAAACTTTGCCCTGACACATTTTTAGCTATTTTGGATTTAATTTGTGTCAACTCACAGATGTTGCAGGAAAAGGGAAAGGCGATGAAAGATCGTGAATATACTCCTGATGTCCCCCTCAACAGTCAGGATAAAGATTTGGGATTAGCTCTAGCATTAGCTGACTCTTTAAACCAACCTTTACCATTGTCTGGTCaagtgaaagaaattttcaaacgagCTAAACTGCGCTGTTATGGTGATCATGATGTTTCTGCTGTTATTGAGGGAACTAGGTTTAGTTAAATGTTACAAACATGAAATGCATCATCAAATACATaacaaattcattaataaatggTCTTTTTGTTCTGTTTCATCATGTTAtacttttgttacttttatccTCATACACTTCagtttttgatcatttttaaatgtctaaattATGAGTAGTCTCCatatttgtaactttaaaattgtgttaGTTATGTAATTGTTTTCTCATGatgcaagtaaaataaatatttttcattctatttgcTTTCCTTATTTagagttaataattattataatagttgCATTTTGCCTTGAATATAACACTCAAGACTGTtcccaatatatttttaattttgtgttcaaATCCtgttaataatttctttgatattgtccaatatttttcaattaggaAAATGCAATCAGTTTTAAATCGTTGTCCCCTTGATTTGGAAGCGACAGTCCGAACTAATTATGTATGcctgattgaaaaaatttaatataaatttttttaaaaagcatggcgttgaaaacatttatatttacttagctgcaacatatttttttttccaatctaatttttgatttttgttgcAAAACAAGACTTAGATCTGTTTTAAGTCttggttaaaattttacttatatttcatattgttgtagaatataatattttttttgatttaaaatctcagataTACTGTACTTAAATCAGCTGTTGTAGTTTACAAAGCActctttaaatttctaaaacataaaatggtttgaagaaataaatcattagtacaaataaacttatattatgGACTGAGTACCCAATAACTAATTCTGTATATCACTTCTTGTGAAATTAGTACATTGTTTATTGAGTGAATATCTCGCAGATTTCTTGTAGACTTTCAACTCAACAGTATTAAGACAAAAGAAACTAATGGGTTAAACAATGGCTTGCTTAAACCATATTCTTTAATTGTTGcttaacactttttaaaaaaaactaattttgtttggAGGGCCTATTTCTGTTTTGTAATATATTAGTCtgtattcattataaaatattccagaCTCCATACTAAAATATGTTACTAGAAGATAAGATTGTTTACCAGTAATTGTAGACATAATTTCTTAAGcagttttcacttttattttctttgttcatGAAATACCGGTTTTCAACTTAAATTGTAAGGTAACAACTAAAACATTCATGAGTTATATCCAACTATTTAACTTAACAGGAGCATATCACTGCATGTTGATGTATggagttcaattttatttaactttaaaatgcttataaacCAAAGCACTTATAATCAAGATctatgttaattttgttttgttattgaattcagctgattttttaaaatttcgagtATTTTAgaaacagttaataataattgGATAGCTGTTAATACTTTGGTTCTGCTATACAATGTGTGACGGTTAGTATATATCATGTAGgtgaatcattaaattttatttgtactgCAACTAATTTTGTGTTTCATGGTGTCTACATTCTCCGGTAAAACTAAAATGGGAAAATGTGCATTTAAATCTGGAAATTGCgagtgatattattttaatttggtattttaacgttattttccatttacaaatatttccttttttattgaacttgtgaaataaaaattttaaaaaattattttatttagcgtTAAGGAACTTCTAGTTAACCTGATGATCATCTTTTTAGTGTTTCAGTTTTACATCAGTATTGAAATGATGGAAAGATCCATTTAAGACAAGAGAACTACAAAAACTCTCGAGTGTTAaatgactaaataaaatatagaaaattaatgtGGTTTGCTAAGGCTATGGATCTATACAATATAAAACGTAACTTAAAACTTTATACATCAGATACCGCACTCAAGCTTTAAAATGGCATGTTTCAACTAAAAAGcgtcattttctttatttaatcaatCATATTCcacattcaaataatatttagttccACAAAAAACTTCAAATGAATTCATGTTCTAAAATTCATTAGTGCTTATAAACATTTCTGGgatgaaaagatttaaatactATGAAAAAGTGTTTGATGGTATAGATTGCGAGACCTCTAGACtaattaatgcatacttttACTACGTAATATATATACTTTCAGGTGGAATTTAgtcttcattttctttatttaatctattatatttcatcataatatttagttctaaaatcataaaagatgaaaattgtATTCTAGAATCCGtaagtattattatataaatattagaagGCTGAAATAATTGTAAAGCAGATATAATTAACGATGGTTTAAGATTgaactatgtatatatataacaatgcgttaattattaaatatggcTAGTTAAGTACTAAATAAGTTcaatgctcaaaataaaaaatatatcaccctGAACATCTTTTGTTCGGATGATCGGTTTTTCACGAAATGCCAATCTCAGATGTGCTAATTACTTATGGCTTACTATAATTGAAGTTACAGAATAAGACAAGTGCACTTTCCTGAATAAACGTGCCTTTTTTTCCCCAACCGATTAGGTTTTTTACTATCGACATATAGGAAGTTACTGCAATTAGGAAAATATGGACCGAGTCGTCAGAAGTTTAGTTATTACTATCGTATTGTGTGACAGCTCGGGAATTTTTTAAGCGATTCAAAACATTTGTTCTCACAAtaacaaagataattccatgtaaaataatttttaacagcttttcattttttgatgtGTTTAAAGGTCGAAAAAATttgctgatttttaaattttctttttaatctgaGTAATTTTAATGAGGAAATACATAATCGAACAAATAGTGCAAATTTTGTAACTCACACTATTCAacagatttcgctcaaattttgcaatttagagagacaatataatttaaaattaaaatggtgtaaataaaattggtataccttagaatattttttcttcccttattaaataaaataaaaattattttttcatgttatcgTTGGATAAGCAAATCATGTAATTGCACGCGAAAATGTTCAATTagctttaaacattttagagaTATGACTCAttactgaaaatgaaattaactttgGGCCACATTTTTCAGAGGATTGTGGTTTCCTCCCAAATTTTGATGGTCAAAAATCTAAATCCCTTGTTTGTTCagcgaaagtacgtttttgtataaatttctgTAACCTatttaatagttagcactaatttaattaaatagctatattttcttttttactgcaTAACATAACACAAAACACTACTCAATACATGCACTTGATGCTTTTAAATGGCcttcataatttaaaagcttcttattctttaatcatttgtcaaattaaaataattagttttaaaagaagtataaattcattttctattgcacttagatatttataattatattttataactgatgttgaacagctgacccgattctgagtttacgactatcaatgtttaactccgtagccttctaACTTTAAATCCAAtcgagaagacaagggaacttctgaatcaagccgctgtggaggactttttgatggaactaacccgcatttgcgttgcatggacaGGAAAACCTCTTTCGGCTGGCCCGAAGGCTAAGGGATTCTAAACCGTGATCTGTCTACCATtaaggatattttgcgtcagaaCTGTGATCGATGCGAGCCAACTCTGGGATCGATCCCTTGAGCGTACGTGGCTCAAATacttatgaatttaataataaatcgaGATTAAGATTGCACAATTTTTAAGAGCTCTTGAGTTATCTCTATTAGTCTTTACGCCAACGTCTATTGTTGACTCTTTTCTGGTGCGAGGTGCTAGATAAGAATTCCGAAAAACAACTTTTCCCGAAATCCTAAAGTGACCTTAACTTTAATTCAACAAAACCACAGTTAACTTGATCATAGTATACAATTAAACAacgaaagttatttattttcaaagtaaggGATCTGTCTAGGCCAAATTtgctaccgtttagcggtaccttcacaaaatactttttcttaaaattttatttttgtatcccataagaaacgataaatccatatttttgtgttgattttttaatataatttttagttttcacaaattatgcctaaaatttcacaaaataggtacctctcagaaaaacctctGTAAAATTAATTCAGGGGAAAAGtggttattttatgaatttgtaattaaaactttaatgcaATATCATTTGCCTTCTGATTgcatcaattgattgttagttTCCTTCAAATTAtgtgtgtaattattttttgacttattaaatttaataaaagttataataataattttaatcttttttgaaagttttatttttaaatgctaatttttgtttttaatattttttttcagaatggtTGCAAAAGGATATGAAATAGGAGATTTAGTTTGGGCAAAAATGAAAGGCTATCCTGATTGGCCTGGAAAAATAAGCGATCCACCAAATGGAGccaataaaaaaggaaaacattatatctttttttttggaagcaaaaatttttcctGGATTACAGacgacaaaataaaatatcattctgaAGAATTGTTGAAAACagttacaaaaaagaaatatgctttttttgaGGAAGCggttgaagaaataaaaacagagaGCAAAAAAACAAAGAGCTCTGTCAAGATTGTCAGTGAAGAAAAAGAGGTAAAATCTGTGGCTAAAGCCAGTAAAGAAAATGATAGCAAAGAATCAACACctgtgataaaaaaatctccCAAGAAACGCAAAAGCGACATACCAGTTAAACTatttcccaaagaaaaaaagtctgaaaattcGCAACCTAAAAAGCCTGTTGCTAAAATACCCAAAAAACGTCATTTATCAGGTACAGAGGATTCCGCTGGttcttcaaaaaaatctaaGGGAGATTACACTACTCTATTTGAAAGTGTTTTGCCTAGTATGGGAGTCAATAATCTTGCTATTTACAATTTGCCTGATGAAATGGATGCAGAAGTTACTGCTCCTATTATTCCTTCTACTCCTAAAATTAGCAAAAGCGAATCAAAAAATGTTGAACCGGAATCTTCCAAATCTCCAAAAGCTAAAACCATTGGCTTCATAGGACTGGGTATGATGGGACAAGGCATGGTCAGAAACTTATTGAATGCTCAGCATTCCTTATGGATATGGAATAGAACCCCTAGTAAATGTGATCCGTTTGTTGAGATGGGAGCCATAAAAGCATTGACACCAGCCGAAGTAGTGAAGAAAAGTGATATTACGTTTTGCTGTGTATCTGACCCACATGCTGTTAGAACAATCATGTTTGGAGACAGCGGTGTTCTTAAAGGATTTGAGAACTGTCCACTGAAAAGCAAAGGATATGTTGAGATGACATCAATTGACGCTGAAACTTCAGTTGAAATAGCAGAAGCTGTCGAAAACGCAGGGATGAAATACCTTGAAGCTCCTATTATTGGATCAAAAAAGCGTGCAGATGATGGAACCATATTGATCCTGGGATCAGGTGATCGTGACCTTTTCCACGACTGCGAATCTTGCTTCCATGCTATGTCAAATCATGCGTATTACATATCATGCACTGTTGGAAAAAGTGCAAgcattaatataattacaaatatgttTTTGGGTACAACATATGCTGCATTAGCTGAGGCCTTGGCTTTAACTGACCGCATAAAGCTCTCTCGGTCCGATCTGTTGGAAATCCTTGAGTTACGTGGAATCACTAGTCCTCTGGTTATGGACAAAGGAAAAgctattgttgaaaataaatacaaaccaGATACTTATTTGAAACATCAGCAAAAGGATTTAAATTTGGCGCTGTTATTGAGTGACCATTGCGATCAGCCATTGCCAGTAACCAGGGCTGCGAATGACGTTTATAAGCATGCTAAACAACTTGGATGTTCCAATGACGATGCCGCTGCCGTGTATCATGGTGTATGGTATTAATTTCATGATAGTACTTTACTAGCTCTACAAAATTCTCATGTAAGCTGAAATTGTTGTATGACTCATCTTTgttgcatatatttttgaacattatttcatttgctAATAAAACGACTGTCACTAATTTGtgttctgttctttttttctcacttaaaatttttctgcattcTTCGATTTAAAAAGATTCTGACGATTAgttaatataactattttttttttctttttagtagtTTTAGTTGTAAagctttgcatattttttaaattggttgttaaaattataaacagatTGCATTCTTTTACAGGAAAAAAGCATAGCTTTTCTATTTTGCATTAtgacctttttttcaaaaattattaaactagtaAAAAAAGTTCCGTTGCTAAAATGGCATagtttttttcccaatatttaaGCTTTGAAAGTTTGTCTTCCTCAGTTGCAGATACTAGGCTAAAAATAACggaaattatctattttattttaaggaaagtctgacctaaatttttcaattaaaaggtgtttttttttttaatggtaatcCTTCTATTAACTCCTTCCCttcaaatagaaaatgaattctATTTCCTGCATATGGAGGTAAGAATTGCGTTTACCTAATTCACCATTAACTgtggaaaattatttgaacgtaactcttaattttttttaggttcAATATTGAAACTAATTTCAATGATTGTAATTCATTAGTGTTCAAATTATTCTGTATCGATTACATTGAGAAAGTAGAATTCTGTTTTCAGACAACTCTCAACAATAAAGTGTTTCAAAGTTTTGCTCACTTAATGAGTTTATAACctttgttgaacagccgacccaacttttcagtttacgactactaatgttcaactacgtagccttatcattttgaacccaatccagaagacaaggaagctcTTGGATCANNNNNNNNNNNNNNNNNNNNNNNNNNNNNNNNNNNNNNNNNNNNNNNNNNNNNNNNNNNNNNNNNNNNNNNNNNNNNNNNNNNNNNNNNNNNNNNNNNNNNNNNNNNNNNNNNNNNNNNNNNNNNNNNNNNNNNNNNNNNNNNNNNNNNNNNNNNNNNNNNNNNNNNNNNNNNNNNNNNNNNNNNNNNNNNNNNNNNNNNNNNNNNNNNNNNNNNNNNNNNNNNNNNNNNNNNNNNNNNNNNNNNNNNNNNNNNNNNNNNNNNNNNNNNNNNNNNNNNNNNNNNNNNNNNNNNNNNNNNNNNNNNNNNNNNNNNNNNNNNNNNNNNNNNNNNNNNNNNNNNNNNNNNNNNNNNNNNNNNNNNNNNNNNNNNNNNNNNNNNNNATATCTAAttgagtatgtaaaatttgtgaatttt
This window encodes:
- the LOC107456286 gene encoding uncharacterized protein yields the protein MVGKDLDIGDLVWAKMKGYPPWPSRVMEPPTKHTHTKKNHHYVKFFGTKNYAWIEDDKIFPHSDDMIDKTSKKKPGALVKAIEEIVDEYKTRPPKKKPQEVIVSSPLKSKVPDTPKKSEKVKVKKSGLERKEKSEKKISRKRSAESNHFDDYSSLKIAKPSFRMTDKSISTADSSESHSTFSSSILQRRTYVDCPQTPPLDIKTIKETLLVKNVKPTSKKIGFLGLNALGQGIVKNLLNSGHNVTVWNQLPILYEEFSEAGAQIAQTPADVIENCDITFCCVTDPQETKRLVFENCGILKGLEGCTSLSKGYVELTGIDPETSKEIAKEISCKGGRYIEAPVTGSRSQAEDGQLVVLAAGDQELFNQCQSCFSAFSKHAYFVSLHIGYASKMSLALSMFKGTVVAALAEALTLINKCKLCPDTFLAILDLICVNSQMLQEKGKAMKDREYTPDVPLNSQDKDLGLALALADSLNQPLPLSGQVKEIFKRAKLRCYGDHDVSAVIEGTRFS
- the LOC122268257 gene encoding uncharacterized protein — encoded protein: MKLTLGHIFQRIVVSSQILMVKNLNPLFVQRKMVAKGYEIGDLVWAKMKGYPDWPGKISDPPNGANKKGKHYIFFFGSKNFSWITDDKIKYHSEELLKTVTKKKYAFFEEAVEEIKTESKKTKSSVKIVSEEKEVKSVAKASKENDSKESTPVIKKSPKKRKSDIPVKLFPKEKKSENSQPKKPVAKIPKKRHLSGTEDSAGSSKKSKGDYTTLFESVLPSMGVNNLAIYNLPDEMDAEVTAPIIPSTPKISKSESKNVEPESSKSPKAKTIGFIGLGMMGQGMVRNLLNAQHSLWIWNRTPSKCDPFVEMGAIKALTPAEVVKKSDITFCCVSDPHAVRTIMFGDSGVLKGFENCPLKSKGYVEMTSIDAETSVEIAEAVENAGMKYLEAPIIGSKKRADDGTILILGSGDRDLFHDCESCFHAMSNHAYYISCTVGKSASINIITNMFLGTTYAALAEALALTDRIKLSRSDLLEILELRGITSPLVMDKGKAIVENKYKPDTYLKHQQKDLNLALLLSDHCDQPLPVTRAANDVYKHAKQLGCSNDDAAAVYHGVWY